Proteins encoded by one window of Govania unica:
- a CDS encoding EscU/YscU/HrcU family type III secretion system export apparatus switch protein has translation MASKDPKDDMKDARPIAVALKADGWSRHSTGLVPKITAIGHGKNAEQILSLAFANDVKVRKDADLASILASMDIESPVPLEALSAVSEILSYLYHLDRTTVDAALASDVSPNISPDIS, from the coding sequence GTGGCGTCAAAAGACCCGAAAGACGACATGAAAGATGCGCGACCCATAGCGGTTGCGCTCAAGGCCGACGGTTGGTCCCGTCACAGCACCGGCCTCGTCCCAAAGATCACCGCCATCGGCCATGGCAAGAACGCGGAACAGATCCTGTCGCTCGCCTTCGCCAATGACGTAAAGGTGAGAAAGGACGCCGATCTCGCCAGCATCCTCGCCAGCATGGACATCGAAAGCCCGGTCCCGCTCGAAGCCCTATCGGCGGTGAGCGAGATCCTAAGCTATCTCTATCACCTCGACCGCACCACCGTCGACGCGGCGCTCGCATCCGATGTTTCCCCCAATATTTCCCCAGATATTAGCTGA
- a CDS encoding TerC family protein, with amino-acid sequence MIDYLTNPQIITGFLTLAVLEIVLGIDNLIFLSIVSQKLPPEHRKNARRIGLALALIMRVGLLFALTWIIGMTTPIMMFGEFGLSWRDVVLGVGGAFLIYKGTMEIHTMTEGEEEHVSIKHAGMVSVILQIMVLDLVFSLDSIVTAVGMVNELPIMIAAVVVAIMVMLVAAEPVSAFINDHPSVKMLALSFLLLVGVALVADAAHFHIPRGYLYVAIAFSMFVEAMNLIVSKKKKKSG; translated from the coding sequence ATGATAGACTATCTGACGAACCCACAGATTATCACGGGGTTTCTGACCCTCGCGGTCCTCGAAATCGTCCTTGGCATCGACAATCTGATTTTTTTGTCGATCGTCTCCCAGAAATTGCCGCCGGAGCACCGCAAGAACGCCCGCCGCATTGGCCTGGCGCTGGCGCTCATTATGCGCGTTGGATTGCTGTTCGCGTTGACCTGGATCATCGGCATGACCACGCCGATTATGATGTTCGGGGAGTTCGGTCTGTCCTGGCGCGATGTGGTGCTTGGGGTGGGCGGGGCCTTCCTGATCTATAAAGGCACCATGGAAATTCACACCATGACCGAGGGCGAGGAAGAGCATGTGAGCATCAAACATGCGGGCATGGTATCGGTGATCCTGCAGATCATGGTGCTCGATCTGGTGTTCTCCCTCGACAGCATCGTGACGGCCGTCGGCATGGTCAATGAACTGCCGATCATGATCGCCGCCGTGGTGGTGGCCATCATGGTCATGCTGGTGGCGGCCGAGCCGGTGTCCGCCTTTATCAATGACCATCCGTCGGTCAAGATGCTGGCCTTGAGCTTCCTGCTGCTGGTCGGTGTGGCGCTGGTGGCCGATGCCGCGCATTTCCACATTCCGCGTGGGTATCTTTATGTGGCCATCGCCTTCTCGATGTTTGTGGAGGCGATGAACCTGATCGTGTCGAAGAAGAAGAAAAAGAGCGGCTGA
- a CDS encoding FliO/MopB family protein, with protein MDSVNYFRFVAALVFVLALLGACAWAARRFGFLPQVTPRKGAKKRLEILEIMALDARRRFVLIRRDDVEHLVLVGDGETVIERAITPASKPAPETKP; from the coding sequence ATGGACAGTGTCAATTACTTCCGCTTTGTTGCAGCGCTTGTGTTCGTTCTGGCGCTCCTCGGCGCCTGCGCCTGGGCGGCCCGCCGGTTCGGCTTCCTACCGCAGGTGACGCCGCGCAAAGGGGCCAAAAAACGCCTGGAAATTCTCGAAATCATGGCCCTCGACGCGCGCCGCCGTTTTGTCCTCATCCGCCGCGACGATGTGGAACATCTGGTGCTGGTCGGCGACGGCGAAACCGTTATCGAGCGCGCCATCACGCCCGCATCCAAACCCGCGCCGGAGACCAAGCCATGA
- the fliQ gene encoding flagellar biosynthesis protein FliQ encodes MTGADVLDVARDGILVFLLVALPSMLVALTVGVAISLIQALTQIQEQTLTFVPKIIAIFLSFILMLPFMGETLGHFMERIADRIATGS; translated from the coding sequence ATGACGGGAGCGGACGTGTTGGACGTTGCACGGGATGGGATTCTCGTGTTTTTGCTTGTGGCGCTGCCGAGCATGCTGGTGGCCCTGACTGTCGGCGTGGCTATTTCGCTTATTCAGGCGCTGACGCAGATTCAGGAACAGACGCTGACCTTCGTGCCGAAGATCATCGCCATTTTTCTGTCGTTCATACTGATGCTGCCGTTCATGGGCGAGACGCTTGGACATTTCATGGAACGCATCGCCGATCGTATCGCCACGGGGTCCTGA
- the flhB gene encoding flagellar biosynthesis protein FlhB has product MADDQDDSQKTEEPSDKKLDEAMKRGNVVSSREVTHWFMLMAMALAINISSGDIALRLRGAFVSFFDTADQLSVDPGNLMGLYKWILLLLASTMLLPFGILMAGSIVGSLIQHRPVISAEKLKMSLSKISPIAGFKRIFGMQNVVEILKTIAKLIIIGSVVTALVMPEASRLDQSMTQSLEDILPYVKKLTIKLLTAVISIMFVLAIADYFYQYMSHRKKLRMSKQEMKDEYKQSDGDPHVKGRLRQIRMERSRKRMMQAVPGASVVITNPTHYAVALKYEHGGGGAPMVVAKGADLIALKIREIAKEHKVPIVENAPLARALFASVEVDQEIPQDHYRAVAEVIGFVMKLRQK; this is encoded by the coding sequence ATGGCGGACGATCAAGACGATTCACAAAAAACAGAAGAGCCGTCAGACAAAAAACTCGACGAGGCGATGAAGCGCGGCAATGTCGTCTCCAGCCGCGAGGTGACTCATTGGTTCATGCTGATGGCGATGGCGCTCGCCATCAATATCAGTTCGGGGGATATCGCGCTCAGGCTGCGCGGTGCCTTTGTCAGCTTTTTCGATACGGCGGATCAGCTGTCGGTCGATCCCGGCAATCTCATGGGGCTGTATAAATGGATCCTTCTGTTGCTGGCGTCGACGATGTTGCTGCCGTTCGGGATTTTGATGGCGGGCTCGATCGTCGGGTCGCTTATTCAGCATCGGCCGGTGATCAGCGCTGAAAAGCTTAAGATGAGCCTGTCGAAGATCTCGCCCATTGCCGGGTTCAAGCGCATCTTCGGCATGCAGAATGTGGTTGAGATTCTGAAGACCATCGCCAAGCTGATCATCATCGGGTCGGTGGTCACCGCGCTCGTGATGCCGGAGGCGAGCCGGCTCGATCAGTCCATGACTCAGTCGCTTGAGGATATCTTGCCCTATGTCAAAAAGCTGACGATCAAGCTTTTGACGGCGGTTATTTCGATCATGTTCGTGCTGGCCATCGCCGATTATTTCTATCAGTACATGTCGCATCGGAAAAAGCTGCGCATGTCCAAGCAGGAAATGAAGGACGAGTACAAGCAGAGCGATGGCGATCCCCATGTGAAAGGCCGGCTGCGGCAGATCCGCATGGAGCGGTCGCGCAAGCGTATGATGCAGGCGGTGCCCGGCGCGAGCGTGGTGATCACCAACCCGACCCATTATGCCGTGGCGCTCAAATACGAGCATGGCGGGGGCGGCGCGCCGATGGTGGTGGCGAAGGGGGCGGATCTGATCGCCTTGAAGATCCGCGAAATCGCCAAGGAGCATAAAGTGCCGATCGTCGAGAACGCGCCCTTGGCCCGCGCCCTGTTTGCGTCAGTAGAGGTCGATCAGGAAATTCCGCAGGATCATTACCGCGCGGTGGCCGAGGTCATCGGTTTTGTTATGAAGCTTCGGCAAAAATAG
- the fliR gene encoding flagellar biosynthetic protein FliR produces the protein MPNLAQFTSAELFAFLLVFARIGSMVMIMPAFGETSIPAQIRLALALTLSLVILPLVRTKLPAMPQQVFMLFLLLFGEIVIGLAVAGAIRLMISALHVAGVVMSTFTGLGAAMAFDPSQGSQGAILGTFLTLLGVLLIFVTDMHHMLIAVLRDSYDLMPSGAMPPSADLAKLAITTVSEAFKLGIEMSIPFILFGLVFNISLGLVARLMPQLQIFFIAMPLNLMLGFSILFMSISGSMLWFLQHFEGRLALLLK, from the coding sequence ATGCCGAATCTGGCGCAATTCACCAGTGCCGAGCTGTTCGCGTTTCTGCTGGTGTTCGCGCGCATCGGCTCCATGGTCATGATCATGCCGGCGTTCGGTGAAACCAGCATCCCGGCGCAGATACGGCTGGCGTTGGCGCTGACCTTGTCCCTGGTGATCCTGCCGCTGGTGCGGACAAAACTGCCGGCGATGCCGCAGCAAGTTTTCATGCTGTTCCTGCTGCTGTTCGGGGAAATCGTCATCGGGCTTGCGGTGGCCGGGGCCATCAGGCTGATGATCAGCGCGCTCCATGTGGCCGGGGTGGTCATGTCGACTTTCACCGGACTTGGCGCGGCCATGGCCTTCGATCCGTCGCAAGGGTCGCAGGGGGCCATTCTCGGGACCTTCCTGACGCTGCTTGGGGTGTTGTTGATTTTTGTCACCGACATGCATCATATGCTGATCGCCGTGCTGCGTGACAGCTATGATCTCATGCCCTCGGGCGCGATGCCGCCGTCCGCGGATCTTGCCAAGCTTGCCATCACGACGGTGTCGGAAGCCTTCAAGCTTGGGATCGAGATGTCGATCCCGTTCATTCTGTTCGGGCTGGTGTTCAATATCTCGCTTGGTCTGGTGGCGCGGCTGATGCCGCAATTGCAGATTTTCTTCATCGCCATGCCACTTAACCTGATGCTTGGGTTTTCGATCCTGTTTATGAGCATTTCCGGCTCCATGCTGTGGTTTCTGCAGCATTTCGAGGGCAGGCTTGCCCTGCTGCTCAAATAG
- the fliP gene encoding flagellar type III secretion system pore protein FliP (The bacterial flagellar biogenesis protein FliP forms a type III secretion system (T3SS)-type pore required for flagellar assembly.), producing MSRTRILSLIAAALFLLPLPALAQEVVVNMGEGGSFSGRVVQLLMMITVLSLAPSILIVMTSFTRIIIVLSLLRSAIGTQQTPPNVVLISLALFLTGFIMQPTLEVAWKTGIAPLMAEQIDESKAIDNVSVPFHAFMSKQVREKDLKLFFELSNTKPPQKITETPMTVLIPAFMISELRRAFEIGFLLFVPFLIIDLVVASILMAMGMMMLPPVMISLPFKLIFFVLVDGWALVAGSLVKSFRV from the coding sequence ATGAGCCGCACCCGTATCCTGTCCCTGATCGCGGCCGCTTTGTTCCTACTCCCCCTGCCCGCACTCGCGCAGGAGGTGGTGGTCAACATGGGCGAAGGCGGCAGCTTCAGCGGCCGCGTCGTTCAATTGCTGATGATGATCACGGTTCTAAGCCTCGCGCCGTCGATCCTGATCGTCATGACCTCCTTCACCCGCATCATTATCGTGCTGTCCCTGCTCAGAAGCGCCATCGGCACCCAGCAGACGCCGCCGAACGTGGTGTTGATCAGCCTGGCCCTGTTCCTCACCGGCTTCATCATGCAACCAACGCTGGAGGTGGCCTGGAAAACCGGCATCGCCCCGCTCATGGCCGAACAGATCGACGAATCCAAAGCCATCGACAATGTCTCGGTCCCATTTCACGCCTTCATGAGCAAACAGGTGCGGGAAAAAGACCTCAAGCTGTTTTTCGAACTGTCGAACACCAAGCCGCCGCAGAAAATCACCGAAACGCCCATGACCGTCTTGATCCCGGCCTTCATGATCAGCGAACTCCGCCGCGCCTTTGAAATCGGCTTCCTGCTGTTCGTGCCGTTCCTGATCATCGACCTCGTGGTCGCCTCGATCCTCATGGCCATGGGCATGATGATGCTGCCCCCGGTGATGATCTCGCTACCGTTCAAGCTGATTTTCTTCGTCCTGGTGGACGGCTGGGCCCTGGTAGCCGGCAGCCTGGTCAAAAGCTTCCGCGTCTAA
- the flgC gene encoding flagellar basal body rod protein FlgC, whose translation MDLSKAMMISASGMKAQSVRMRVISENLANSDSLPNTAGTDPYRRKVVSFADVLNRKDGIHEVKVTNVGVDKSDFGKRYQPGHPAADGDGYVQTPNVNSLMEVMDMKQAQRSYEANINAVETSRAMISRTIELLR comes from the coding sequence ATGGATCTCTCGAAGGCAATGATGATCTCGGCGTCCGGCATGAAGGCGCAAAGCGTGCGCATGCGGGTCATTTCCGAAAATCTCGCGAACTCGGATTCGCTGCCGAATACGGCCGGCACCGATCCCTATCGCCGTAAAGTAGTGTCCTTCGCCGATGTGCTCAATCGCAAGGACGGCATCCACGAGGTCAAGGTGACCAATGTCGGGGTCGATAAAAGCGACTTCGGCAAGCGCTATCAGCCGGGCCATCCGGCGGCGGACGGCGACGGCTATGTGCAGACGCCGAACGTCAACAGCCTGATGGAAGTCATGGACATGAAACAGGCGCAGCGCTCCTATGAAGCGAATATCAATGCGGTCGAGACGTCGCGGGCGATGATCTCCCGCACCATCGAACTGTTGCGCTGA
- the fliE gene encoding flagellar hook-basal body complex protein FliE has product MSVLRAMDASNAYSQALGKGASAVSGGNGMSAREALSGGNGFGDMLKSVVTDVSQVTKVSEKAAVAGLNRQMDLTDVVSAVSNAEMVLDTVVAVRDKVIQAYQEIVRMPI; this is encoded by the coding sequence ATGAGTGTATTGCGGGCCATGGATGCTTCGAACGCCTATTCCCAGGCTCTGGGCAAGGGCGCTTCGGCGGTAAGCGGCGGCAACGGCATGTCGGCCCGGGAGGCGCTGTCCGGCGGCAACGGATTCGGCGACATGCTGAAATCGGTTGTGACCGATGTGTCGCAGGTGACCAAAGTCAGTGAAAAGGCCGCTGTGGCCGGGCTCAACCGGCAGATGGATCTGACCGATGTGGTGAGCGCGGTGTCCAACGCGGAAATGGTGCTCGACACCGTGGTCGCGGTGCGCGACAAGGTTATTCAAGCCTATCAGGAAATTGTCCGTATGCCGATCTGA